A stretch of the Thalassotalea euphylliae genome encodes the following:
- the atpE gene encoding F0F1 ATP synthase subunit C, whose product MLYIAVALLIGLGALGTAIGFGLLGGKFLESAARQPELAPQLQVKMFIVAGLIDAIAMIGVGIGLYMLFALA is encoded by the coding sequence ATGTTATATATCGCTGTTGCATTGCTAATCGGCTTAGGTGCTTTAGGTACTGCGATTGGTTTTGGTCTATTAGGTGGTAAATTCCTAGAGTCAGCGGCTCGTCAACCTGAGCTTGCACCTCAACTTCAAGTTAAAATGTTCATCGTAGCTGGTCTTATCGATGCGATCGCGATGATCGGTGTTGGTATCGGCCTATACATGTTGTTCGCGTTAGCTTAA
- the atpH gene encoding F0F1 ATP synthase subunit delta: protein MSELTTIARPYAKAAFEFAVEAKAVESWLEMLVFAAEVSKNDTITGYLSGNASVEQAKEIFLGVCGEQLNEQGQNLVKVMAENERLLVLPQVAEQFAALKAEFDKEVTVDVSSAVELSADQQSNISAALEKRLARKVKLNCVVDASIVSGLIIKADDMVIDGSIRGKLDRLATTMQS, encoded by the coding sequence ATGTCTGAATTGACAACTATCGCTCGCCCTTACGCTAAAGCAGCGTTCGAATTTGCTGTTGAAGCTAAAGCGGTTGAAAGCTGGTTAGAAATGCTAGTTTTTGCTGCTGAAGTTTCGAAAAATGACACCATTACTGGCTACCTTTCAGGTAACGCGTCAGTAGAACAAGCAAAGGAAATTTTCCTTGGTGTTTGTGGTGAACAGCTAAATGAACAAGGCCAAAACCTCGTGAAGGTAATGGCGGAGAACGAACGTCTGTTGGTGCTACCACAAGTTGCTGAACAATTCGCTGCCCTAAAAGCAGAGTTTGATAAAGAAGTAACTGTCGATGTGTCGTCTGCTGTTGAATTATCAGCTGACCAACAATCAAACATTAGCGCCGCGCTTGAAAAGCGTTTGGCTCGTAAAGTGAAGCTTAATTGTGTTGTTGACGCAAGTATCGTGTCTGGCTTGATCATCAAAGCCGACGACATGGTAATTGACGGGTCTATTCGAGGTAAATTAGACCGTTTAGCAACAACAATGCAATCTTAA
- the atpF gene encoding F0F1 ATP synthase subunit B, giving the protein MNINATLIGESIAFIVFVIFCMKFVWPPIMAAIEDRQKTIADGLAASDRAAKDLELAQEKAAAQLKEAKAQAAEIIEAAKKREAQMIDEAAEKAQAEREKIIASGHAEIESERNRAKEELRQQVSALAVAGAEKILERSIDAAAHSDILDKLVAEL; this is encoded by the coding sequence ATGAATATTAATGCCACCCTTATCGGTGAATCTATTGCATTTATCGTATTTGTAATCTTCTGCATGAAGTTTGTGTGGCCGCCAATTATGGCTGCTATTGAAGACCGTCAGAAAACAATTGCTGATGGCCTTGCTGCTTCAGACCGTGCTGCTAAAGACCTTGAGCTTGCTCAAGAGAAAGCTGCTGCACAGTTAAAAGAAGCAAAAGCACAAGCTGCTGAGATCATTGAAGCTGCGAAAAAACGCGAAGCACAAATGATCGATGAAGCTGCTGAAAAAGCACAAGCCGAGCGCGAAAAAATTATCGCGTCTGGTCATGCAGAAATTGAGTCTGAGCGCAACCGTGCCAAAGAAGAGCTACGTCAGCAAGTGTCTGCGTTAGCTGTTGCTGGTGCCGAGAAAATTCTTGAGCGTTCAATTGATGCCGCTGCACACAGCGACATCTTAGATAAATTAGTCGCTGAACTTTAA
- the atpB gene encoding F0F1 ATP synthase subunit A, whose amino-acid sequence MAADTGSYIKHHLTNAKMCMSDGGVAFNKACADAGFWTLHVDTLAWSIVLGLVFLLTFRSVAKKATTGVPGKLQCAVEMVVEFVDKSVKETFHGKNALIAPLSLTIFVWVLLMNAMDWVPVDWIPTIAGLIGQYGFGMDPHDVYIKSVPTTDMNMTFALSIGVFALIIYYSIKVKGIGGFTKELTMQPFGHWAFIPVNFILETVTLIARPVSLALRLFGNLYAGELIFILIATIGLFQLPVHFLWAAFHLLVIPLQAFIFMMLTIVYLSLAHEDH is encoded by the coding sequence ATGGCAGCAGATACTGGCTCTTATATCAAGCACCATTTGACTAACGCGAAAATGTGTATGTCTGACGGCGGCGTCGCTTTTAACAAAGCGTGTGCTGATGCCGGCTTCTGGACTTTACACGTTGATACGCTTGCTTGGTCAATTGTTCTAGGCTTGGTTTTCTTACTTACCTTCCGTTCAGTCGCTAAAAAAGCAACGACAGGCGTTCCAGGCAAACTTCAGTGTGCTGTGGAAATGGTTGTCGAGTTTGTTGACAAGAGCGTAAAAGAAACATTTCACGGTAAAAACGCACTGATTGCGCCATTGTCATTAACTATCTTCGTATGGGTATTGTTAATGAACGCAATGGACTGGGTACCAGTTGACTGGATCCCAACAATTGCAGGTTTAATTGGTCAATACGGTTTTGGTATGGACCCGCACGATGTTTACATCAAATCTGTACCAACCACTGATATGAACATGACATTTGCCCTTTCAATTGGTGTCTTTGCATTAATTATCTACTACTCAATTAAAGTAAAAGGTATTGGTGGTTTCACTAAAGAACTGACGATGCAGCCATTTGGCCATTGGGCATTTATTCCAGTGAACTTCATCTTGGAAACCGTTACTTTGATTGCGCGTCCAGTATCATTAGCACTACGTCTATTTGGTAACTTATACGCAGGTGAATTGATCTTTATCTTGATCGCAACCATTGGTTTATTCCAATTACCGGTTCACTTCCTATGGGCTGCGTTCCACTTATTAGTAATTCCGCTTCAAGCCTTTATTTTCATGATGTTAACCATTGTGTACTTAAGCTTGGCGCATGAAGATCATTAA